Part of the bacterium genome is shown below.
AGGCGGCGATCGCGGCGTCGTCGTACACCACCTCCAGCGGGCCGAAACACGCCTCGCAGACATGGACCGGCGCCGCGGGCACGGTCTCGCCGCACAGGCGACAGCGCAGGAACTGCGTGGTCGTCGTCATCCTCCCACCTTTGGTTCCGGGGCAACGAAAAACCCCGACCTGCGCGGGGCAGGCCGGGGTGGCTTCGCTCTCGGTTCTCTGTGCGCGTGCTGCGCTTCACCGATGCAGCGGTCTCCCACGCCCGTCTCCCCGCCGGGGGAAGGCGCGCATGCAGCACATGCACATGCACATCGTACAGGCGTGGCAGCCCATCGGTGGCCGCTCCTCGGGTCCTGATGAACGAATCGCCCGGCTGGACCGTGCCGCCGGGCGGTCGCACTTTAGCACTTGTTGAACGTGGCTGCAAGCGGCGGCAAATCACCACGGTCGCACGAGGCGACACTGGAGAATGACGAGCGACGCCGGAGTTGTCAACCCCTCAGGATGCACCCGGGCTCTCCGGCGCGCCGCCGGCGCCCCCTGAGTCCGTGCCGGTGGTATCCGGCCGCGCCGGATCCGACGGCGCGGCACCGCCGCCCCGGAGCTGGTCGGCCCGGCGCCGCGCCTCCGCGATGATCTGCTCGGCGCGCTCGTCGGCCTCGCGGAGGATCCGCGCGGCGGCGTCATCGCCTTCCTTGCGCATGCGGTCGGCCGCGAGCCGCGCGGCCGCGCGGGCGGCGACGCCGTCGGCCCGGGCCACGAGCGAGTCCGCACGCTGGTAGGCCTCGGACCTGGTGCGCTCCGCCAGGCGCTGCGCCTCGGCGCGAATGGCGGCGGCGCGCTCCTCGGCCTCGCGCACGAGCTGGTCCGCCTCCGCGGCGAGGCGTGCACGCGCGGAGTCGACGCGCTCCTCGGCCCTGCGCTGCACGTCCTCGAGCCGGGACTCGACCTCCTCGCGCACCGCGCGCTCCACGGCCTCCCGCGCAGCAGTCACCACGCGGCCGGCGTCCACGCTGACCGAAGGCTCCGTCACCGTGCCGGTGAGCCGGACGCCCAGCTCGACCACATCCCCCGGCTGCAGGTCCAGGCCGACCCTCTGTCCCTGCCCGAGCAGCGACGCCAATGCCTGGTTCGCTTCCGTCCCCAGCAGCTCCCGCGGGATGTCGAAGCGCAGCGTGTAGTCGATGGACCGGTCGATGCCGTTGGAGCCGGCGACCCGCACCGCGATGTCGCCCAGCCGCACGTCGAACGGCTGGAGGTGCAGACGCCCATCCCGGATCTCGAACGTCGAGCGGAGCGCGTTGATCGTGGGATCCGCGAGCTCGCGGATCTTCAGCATCTGGGAGAGCCGCTCCAGCGCCGGGAAGTCCTGGATCACCACCTGCGTCGTCGCCAGCTCACCCCGCCCGTTCAGCACGTCGAAGACGGGCGTCATGTCCGCGCCGAGCAGGCCCCGCACGCCGACGTCGGCGGAGAAGCGGCCCTGCGCCCAGCGCGCCACGGGCGCCAGGAGCTGCACCGTGTTGAACGCCGCGAACGTGGACGGGATGTCCAGGTCCACGAGCCGGAGCCGCGCATCGAACGCCGGCAGCGCGGTGTCCGCCGTCTCGTAGAACCCGCTGACCGCGATCTCGCCGCCGAGCGTCCGGACCGTGAAGTCCTCCAGCGTCAGACGCTGGTTCCTCACGACCAGCACGCCCCGGGCGTCCGTCATCTCGAGCTTGCCGAACGTCACGCGGTCCGCGGTCGCGTCCAGCGTGAAGTCGATGCCCGGCGGCACCGGGATGACCTCGCGGTCCTCCTCCTGCGAGCGCCACTCGTCCAGGACGAACTGCGTGCTGTGGAGCCGCGCGCTCCCCCGCAGGTCCTCGTCCCGCAGCGCGAAGCCGAGCAGGTTCTCGAGGCGTCCCGTCAGCGAGAGGTCGCTGGAGCCGATGCGGCCCCGGAAGGTGGCGAGCTCGGCCGCCTGCGGCGTGAAGCGCAGCAACGCCTCCTCCACGCTCAACGCGTGGGGCAGGTTCGCCGTGCGGACCGCGATGCCCCGCGCCTCGACGTTCCCGCTCGCGGCGACGCGGTCGTAGCGCGCCTCGTCGATCCACGAGAGGCGCGTGCGCACCGCGGCGTTCGCCGCGACGACGCCCGTCAGCTCCTCGACGGCCTCGAGCTTCACCGTCTGCGCCAGCTTGGCGAGGTCGAGCCGCCCCTCCACGCGCAGGTCCACGTCGGGATCCGAGACGGGCGTGCGCAGTCTCAGCGAGGCGTCCACCGGGTCGTCGCCGATGACGACGTGCAGGCGCTCGAGGTCCACGACGGTGCTGTCCACGTGGCCGCCGGGGTTGCGAATGGAGAGGTCCAGCACGATGTCCCTCGCCGGGAGCGGCAGGTCCGGGTAGCGGAACGTGCCGTCCGCCACCGTCGCCTGGACCGTGAACGCCGGGAACGCATCCTCGCCGAACGCGCCCTTGACCGTGCCGGACACCGCCATCGTGCCCGTCGTCTGGAGACGCTCGAAGTCCTGCGCGTAGATCGCCGGGACCAGCGAGAGGATGTGCCGGAAGTCCGTCTCCGGCGCGCCGAACGTGAGGTCCAGCTCGGTGCGGCCCTCGGCCAACGTCACGGCGCCCGAGAAGCGGAGCGGCAGGTCGTTGATGCGGACCTCGTTGTCGCGGAACGCGAAACGCTTCTGCGCCATGTCCGCGTCGAGGTCGGCGGTGACGACGACGCGGACGCCGTGGAGGTACGGCACACCCGCGAAGGTGAACGAGACCTCGTCGGCGCCGGCGCGGGTGCTCAACACGAACGCTTCGCGCGAGAAGTCGCCGGAGAGCGACTGGGTGAGTCCGGCGACGCGCACCGCGGTGCCGGTCTTCGCGTCGTCGTACGTGAGGGTGGCGTCCCGGATCTCGAGGCTGCGCAGGCTCACGGCGAGCCCGCGGCCCTCGGCGACGGCTACGCCAGCGACGACCGTGTCGGGCGTCACATCCTTTCCGATGTCCCAGTTGGCGGTGCCCTCCTCGAGCACCCGGAAGTGGAGCACGGGCCGGTGCAGCTCGATGGACCGCACGACGACTGGCCCGCTGCCGAAGACGGCGCGGAGCACGCTGGGCAGGCTGAAGACGAGCCGGAAGCTGCCGATCGCGGCCAGGGTGTCGCCCTCGAACGGGCCGGTGCCGATGACGGTGAGGCCGTCGAGCCGGACGGCCACGTTGGGGAAACTGCGGAAGAACGTGATGCCGACGTCGCTCCAGTCCACCTGCGCGTCGACGCTCTCGTTCACGGCTGTCCGCACCCCTCGGGCGACGGGGCCACGCGCGATGAGGGGGAGGACGAACGCCAGGGCCAGGAGGACGAGGGCGCAGCCGGCGACGGTACCGATGAGGATCTTGCGCGAACGCGTCATGCTACGGTTCCCGGTGCTGGTCCGGAGCCGAAGGGTCGTACCTGCGTTCTACGTTTACCACGGTGGAGGGGGTGGGGGTCCAGGAGGGCGGCCCTCGACGAGGGTGTCCTCGGCCGGCCGCTGCGCGAGTCGTTGTGGGAGGACCAGGCCGACGCCGATGGCCAGACCGGCCGCCGGGCTGAACGGCTCGAGCCCGTGGACCAGCAGGAGTTCGACCCATCGTTTCTGTCCGGCGCGAAGGCCGAGGCGCAGCTCGCGGAGCTCCTCCGTGCCGCGGGGCGCTCGGTGATCCAGGCCATCCTCCTGGCCCACCAGCCCGATCCTCGGCATCAGCCAGTCGTGCCGGTACTCGACGGCGAACGCGTACAGCCAGAGGTCCGACTGCTCGAAGCCCGGATCGCGTGTGCCGTGGATGCCGAGGCCCGATTCTGCGGAGAGCGTGAAGCGCCCGGCGCGCCATCGGGCGGCGACGAGGGCGAAGAAGTCGGTCGCGTCCCGTTCGAGGCCGACGCGGTTGTCCGTGGTGGGAAGGCGAGTGCCGAAGCGGAGCGCCAGATCGACGGGCACGCGGTCCCGTGTGAGCCGCACCACGGTGGCCAGCTCCCAGTCACCGGCGTCCCTGCGCCGGCCGTCGGCTCCTGCGCTCACGCCGTCGGCGGGTGCTTCGAGGCGCGCCTCGTCGCGGAACACGCGGAGCGCCGTGCCGGAGGCCTCGATGAGGACCCGCCCGGTGCGCCACGACGCGCGGACGAGCCCGAGCTCCCAGAGCCGGCCCCGCACGCCGGCGAGCGATGCGCGCTGGCCCTCGTACACCGCGACGCCGAGCCCGAGTCGGATGGGCTCTCTCGAATCGAAGGCGTCCCACTCGAAGGGGTCCAGAGGGCGGAGCTGGGCCGCGAGCGGGGGAACGAACAACGCCGCGGCGGCGAGAATGCATGCGACGCCAGCGGCCCGTGCAAGCGCGAGCATGAACGTGCGGCGTCGGACCGGATCGGGCTGAGGAGCCCCATCTCCATGTGGCGCAGATTCGAACGCACGGGAACGCCTGAGCCCATCGCCAGAGGTCCGCATGAAACCGCGTGAAGAAGATCGGCCCGGAGAGCCCTTCGCTCCGGCGGCGACGCCTGGTTCAGCGGCACGGTGGTCTCATGCAATGCCCGGACCCGGCGCTCGCGACCGCGTCGATCCAGGCGCGCCCCGTCGGTGACGGTGCACAGTTCGGTCGCCCTCCAGTCCGAGCCCCTCCGCCGCTGCACCCCCGTCAACCGGGGATCGCTCGCCAGATGGTCGGCTGGGCGTCGAGCTGGGGAACGGCACGCGAAGCCATCGGACATGCGGCGTCGTAGAAGACGACACCCGGCGAGCGCGCCCGCTGAACCACTCCAGAGCTGGTGACCTGCCTCCTGCCCCATCGAGCCTGTGAGTCGTCGGTGTCTCACTGGTAGCGACCCCAGCACGTCATCACCGATGCTCGGATGAAAGGCGTCGCCGAACCGCAGCGGGTTTGCCGGAGGCAAACCGTTCTTGCGAGAGGAGGGTCACGAGCAAGACGAAGAGGTACGAGCCCGAGGTGCGGGAGCGGGCGGTTCGGCCGGTGTTCGAGCACGATTGCGAGGATGCGTCGCAGTGGGCCGCCATCCAGTCGATTGCTGAGAAGATCGGCTGCTCGGGCGAGACGCCCCGTAGCTGGGTGCGGCCGGCGGAGCGGGCTCTGGGCGAGCGGCCGCGTCCTACACGACGGCAGAGCGAGAGCGGATCGAGGAGCTCGAGCGGGAGAGCCGTGAACTGCGTCGAGCCGACGAGGTCCTGCAGCAAGGGCTAAGGCTCTTCTCGTCCAGGCGGAGCAGGGCCGCCGACAGGGGTGATGCTGGCCTTCATCGATGCGTACCGGCGGCGTGATCCGTCGCCGCCCTGACCTGTGTGACGACGTGGAAGGGTGCCGTCTACGTGGCCTTTGTGATCGATGCGTTCAGCCGCCGCATCGTGGGCGGGCGTATCCCGGCCTCACCCCGCAGCGATCTCGACCTCGATGCTCTCGAGCAAGCCATCTGCGAGCGGGAGCAGGAGAGGGCGGGGCGGCTGCTCCACCCCGGCGCTCGTGGGGTTCAGGATCTGTCGACCCGCTGCACCGAGCGGGTTGCGGAGACCGGCATCGGGCGTTCGGTGGGCACCTGCTCGAGCCTCTCGGCTACATTCCACCGGTGGAGTTCGGGGAGGCGTAGTACAGCCGCGTTGCCGATCAGACCGGAATGGTAACAGTCAAATGAACCGGTCTCTCGAAAACTCGGGACGGTTCGGCTGGGCGCGCCGGTGCCATCGTCCTTGCTCGCCCCCTACAACCTCCGCGCCATCTTGCCGATCACTTCCTCGATGCCCTCGCGCACATCCTCGGGCTCCGGCGTGAAGTCCTCGCCCGGGTTGATGAAGCGGTCGAGCTCGAGGCCCGCCTGCCTCTCGTAGAGGCGGCGGTACAAGCCGCCCTTGCGGAGCAGTTCCTCGTGCGTGCCACGCTCGACGATGCGGCCCTGGTCCATGACCAGGATCTGGTCGGCGGACTGGATGGTGGAGAGCCGGTGCGCGATGACGAAGGTGGTGCGGCCGCGGCGGAGGTTCTGGAGGCCGTCGCGGATGAGGGCTTCGCTCTCCGAGTCGAGGCTGGACGTCGCCTCGTCCAAGATCAGGATCCGAGGATCGGCGAGGATCGCCCGGGCGATGGCCACGCGCTGGCGCTGGCCGCCGGAGAGCTTGACGCCCCGCTCGCCGACGATGGTGTCGTAGCCGTTCTCGAAGCGCTCGATGAACTCGTCGCAGTGCGCGATGCGGGCGGCAGCGCGGATCTCCTCGAGGCTGGCGTCCGGGCGTGCGTAGGCGATGTTCTCCCGGATCGTGCCGTCGAAGAGGAAGTTGTCCTGGAGGACGACGCCGAGCTGCCGGCGGTAGTCGCTGAGCCGTACGGTGGAGAGGTCCTTGCCGTCCACCAGGATGCGGCCCGAGAGCGGCCGGTCGAACCCCATGATGAGGTTGATGAGCGTGCTCTTCCCCGCCCCGCTGGGTCCCACGAGGGCGGTGGTGGTGCCGGCGGGCGCGTGGAAGGAGACGCCCTTCAGCACGGGGACGCCGGGCACGTATTCGAAGGTCACGTCCTCGAAGACGACGTCGCCCTGGATCTCGCCGAGCGGCTCGCGGTTCGCGTCGTCGTCGTCCTCGGTGGGCACGCTGCGGATCTCGCGGATCCGGTCCAGGCCGGCGAACGCCTCGCTGATCTGGGTGCCGATGCCGGCGATCTGGATGAGCGGCGCCGCCATCACCCCCACGAACAACAGGTAGGAGACGAGGTCGCCGAGCGTCATCGAGCCGGCGAGCACGGCGCGGCCCCCGACGAGGATGATGAGCACGGCCACCGCGCCGACGACGAGGATGGCGACGGCGTGGACGGCGGAGGTCCCGGTGATGCCGCTGGCGATGTTGCGGAAGAGGCGGTGCACGCCCTTGGTGAAGACGCGCTCCTCCCGTTTCTCGGCCGTGTAGACCTTGACGATCCGGTTCCCTGCGAACGCCTCGGCGAGGCGCCCGGTGACTTCCGCGGTGATCTCGCCCCGCTTCCGGAAGATCGGCCTCAGGCGCTCGAATCCGTAGACGAGGACGCCGGCGAAGGCGAGCAGCACGATGAGGGTGAGCACCGTGAGTCGCCAGTTGAGGTAGAGGAGGACGCCGAGCGCCGCGATGGCGGTGAGCAGGCCGCCGATGAGCTGGACGATGCCGGTGCCGACGAGGTTGCGGATGCCCTCCGCGTCGGTCATGACGCGGGAGATGAGGACGCCGGTCTTGGTGGAGTCGTAATAGCGGACCGGCAGGCGGAGCACGTGGGCCTGGACGGCGCGCCGCATGTTGGCGATGGCGCGCTGGCCCGCGATGCTGACGACCTGCGAGAGGGCGAAGCCGGTGCCGGCCTGGACGAGTGTGGCGGCGGCGACGACGAGGGCGAGGGGCGCGAGCAGGTCGGCGCGGCCCTTGGCGAGCACCTCGTCGATGACGAACTTCGAGCTGGCCGGCAAGACCAGGCCGGTCAGCCGGTTGACGAGCATGAGGGCGAAGCCGATGGCGAGCGGGCGGCGATGGGCGGCCACCAGCTCGCGCGACTCCCGCCAGACGCTGGAAAGGCGGAGCTTCCTCTTCTCCTGCCCCGCCGGAGTCTCGTTGGGCATGGTTGAGTGATACCCGGGACGCGGCACACGGTGCCTGGCGTCATGGACGGGAGCGAGGGCGCCCCCCGGCCCGGCCCACGCCGCGGCCGGGGGCAAGGGCGCCGTGCCGGCCCCCGCCGCCGCACGGCGCCGGCATCAGCTCGGGCCGTCGTCCGCCGCCGTCTTCACCCCCGCCTCGGCCAGCACCTCCACCGCGTCTCCCACGCGCAGCGTTCCGCGCGTCCGGTGGATCGCGTTCATGCCGAACAGGACGCCGCCGTCGGGGCCGCGGCGGTAGGTCGCCAGTGTGCGGAGCGGCTCCTTCCCCGTCCGGCGCGCCGTGGTCTGGTCGATCGTGGTGATGACGCACCGGGCGCAAGGCTTCACGACGTCCAGCTCGACGGAACCGACGCGGATCCGCCGCCAGCGGTCCTCGGCGTGCGGCTCACCGACTCCGCGGACCACGAGATTGGGGCGGAACCGGTTCACGGGCACGGGCTCGGCGAGGCGCGCGTTGAGTGCGTCCAGCGACTCGGCGGAGAGCAGCATCACCGGGTACGCATCCGCGAACGCCACGCGGTCGCCCGGCCGGCCGTAGCGCAGGCTGACCTGGCGCACGCCGGTGTCCGGCATGTACACGAGTCGGCAGGGCGTGCCGAGGAAGGTGCTCAACCAGCGGGCCGCCTCGTCGCCGGCGGGTCGGGCGACGACCTCGTCCTTCCAGATGCGCACCCGCTCCACCGCGCCGGCGGGCGGCTCGAGCGGCAGAGTGAGCCGCGGCATGCCGGGCGCGTCCAGCGTCAGTGTGTCCGGGCCGAGCGTGGGCCGGATCAGCGCGAGCCGCGGGTGCCGACGCTGCGTCATGAAGCGGCCCGCGGGGTCCACCACGAGCCAGCGGCGGTCGTGGCGCGGGCCGAACGCGTCCAGCTCCACGGCGTCCAGCGGGATGCCGGCCGCGGACTTGACCGGGTCGATGTGGATCGCGGCGAGGGTGGCGGGCGCCGGCGGCGCCTGGCCGTCGGGGGCGGCGGAGACCATGGGCGGAAAGATAGCGTGCGGCCACGGGGTCCGCAGCACGCGGCCCTGCCCTTCACCGGCCGCGGTGGGCGTCGTTCGCGGCAAGGCGGCGCGGTGTACCGTGCCGCCGGGCCGTTCTGGGTCAGCGGAGCTCCAGGCGCTCGGGGTGCGTGTAGACGTTGGCGGTGTTACCGCGGAGCAGCGCGACGAGCGTGAGGCCGCAGGCCTCGGCGAGGCGGATGGCGAGGCCGGTGGGTCGGGAGACGGCGGCGAGGAGGCGGACGCCCGCGGTCGCGGCCTTCTGCACGAGCTCGTAGCTCGCCCGGCTGGTCACCACGACGAAGCCGCTGGCAGGGTCGCGACCCTCGCGGGCCAGGGCGCCGATCACCTTGTCGAGCGCGTTGTGGCGACCCACATCCTCGCGAACGATGACGGCAGTCCCGTCCAGGTCGAACCAGCCGGCGGCATGCAGCGAGCCGGTTTCCGCGTTCCAAACCTGGCGCGGGACCAGCTCTCGCTCGGCGCGCCAGAGCGCGTTCGCGGAGATGGGCGGGCCTGGCGGGAGCGGGTCCGGCTCGCGCATCGCCTCCTGGATGGTCTCGACGCCGCAGAGCCCGCAGCCCGCGCGGCCGATCAGGGAGCGGCCCCGCTCCTCGAGGCGGCGCGCGGCCGCCTCCGGGATCGTGAGCTGCGCCTCGATGCCCTGCGCGTGACGCAGGACGGCCACGCGCTCGATCTCCGCCGCGGCGCGGACGATCGCCTCTGTAATGGAAAAGCCGACCGCGAAGTCCTCGAGGTCGGCAGGCGTCGCCATCATCACGGCGTAGGGTCGCATGTTGTAGATCAGCGCGACCGGCACCTCTTCCGCGACCGACGCTTCACCGGCCTCGGCGTGCGGGCCGTCCAGCCGGAGGAAGGTGCGCCGGCGGACGGGCTCGCTATAGCCGAGGCCGCGCAGCGGGTGGTCCGGTCGCAGCGCGGACGGCAGGCAGACGCCGTCAGACTGCTGCGGCATCGGACGGCTCCGGCCGGTTCTCGACGAAGCTCCAGCCGAACCGGCCCTTGATGCAGAGGTTGCCGCGGGTGATGGGGTGGTCGAACGGCGAGGTGACGCGCACGATCCGGCCGTCCTGCACGTGCAGGTCCAGGGTGCACCCGACGCCGCAGTACGGGCAGATGGTGCGGGTGACCTGCTGGCGCGACTCGTCCCACTCGCCCGCGATGCGCAGCTCGTACTCGGTCCGGAACATGAGCGCGCCGGTGGGGCAAACCGCGATGCAGTTGCCGCAGTAGACGCACGCCGAGTCGGGCAGCGGCACGGCCATCTCCGTCGAGATCCGGGCATCGAAGCCGCGCCCCGCCACGGCAATGGCGAACGTGTTCTGGTGATCCGTGCCACACGCCTCCACGCACCGGTAGCAGAGGATGCACTTGCTGTAGTCCCGCACGTAGAGGTCGTTGTCGATCTTGACCGGCTGGTGCACGTTCGCGGCGTGGTCCGGGTCCGGCGGCTCGTGGTGCCCGGGTACCCGGCGGTCCCGCTCGCCGGCCGCGGCAGGCGGCGCCGGCGGACCGTAGCGGCCGGGATCACAGCCGTACTCCTCGAGCCAGCGCCCCACCTCCGGCGTCGTCGACAGGTCGACGGACGAGGCCAGGAACTCGAGCACCATCTTGCGGCTGTGCCGGACCCGCGGCGAGTCCGTGTGGATCTTCATGCCGGGCGCGACGCGGCGGGAGCACGCGGGCACCAGCGTGCGCGAGCCCTCGAGCTCGACCACGCAGATGCGGCACACGTTCACCGGGTGCAGCGTCTCGAACCAGCACAGGGTCGGGATCTCTTTCCCGAGGCGGCGGCACGCATCGAGGATGGTCGAGCCCTCGGGCACCGAGACCGGCTCGCCGTCGATGGTCAGCTCGATGGTCGCCGCCGTCGCCGTTGCGCTCATCCGTCCGTCTCCCTGAAGAGGCCCAGCCGGTTCACGGCCGATTCGATGGCGCTGTACGCGGTCTGGCCGAGCCCGCAGATGGACGCGTCCTTCATGGCCGCGCCGATCTCCGCGAGGAGCGCCAGCTCGCGGGCCGCATCCCTGCCGCCGTTGCCGACGAGCCGGTGCAGCGCCTCCTCTTGCCGCACCGTGCCGACGCGGCAGGGCACGCACTGGCCGCAGGACTCGTCGCGGAAGAAGCGCGCGATGCGCAGCAGCGTGTCGCGCAGGTCCACGCTCTCGTCGAACACCATCACCACGCCCGAGCCGAGCGTGACGCCCGCCGCCCGCGCGCCCTCGAACGAGAGCACGATGTCGAGCTCATCGCCGCGGACGAAGGAGCCCGCGGCGCCGCCGAGCAGCACGGCCTGGATGGAATGCCCCGACGGCCCGCCGGCAAGCTCGATGAGCGAGCCGAGCGTCGTGCCGAGCGGCACCTCGTAGACGCCCGGCCGCCGCACGGCGCCCGAGACGCAGAAGAGCCGCGTGCCCGTGGATTCCCGCGTGCCCACCGACGCGAACGCCGCGG
Proteins encoded:
- a CDS encoding ABC transporter permease, which translates into the protein MPNETPAGQEKRKLRLSSVWRESRELVAAHRRPLAIGFALMLVNRLTGLVLPASSKFVIDEVLAKGRADLLAPLALVVAAATLVQAGTGFALSQVVSIAGQRAIANMRRAVQAHVLRLPVRYYDSTKTGVLISRVMTDAEGIRNLVGTGIVQLIGGLLTAIAALGVLLYLNWRLTVLTLIVLLAFAGVLVYGFERLRPIFRKRGEITAEVTGRLAEAFAGNRIVKVYTAEKREERVFTKGVHRLFRNIASGITGTSAVHAVAILVVGAVAVLIILVGGRAVLAGSMTLGDLVSYLLFVGVMAAPLIQIAGIGTQISEAFAGLDRIREIRSVPTEDDDDANREPLGEIQGDVVFEDVTFEYVPGVPVLKGVSFHAPAGTTTALVGPSGAGKSTLINLIMGFDRPLSGRILVDGKDLSTVRLSDYRRQLGVVLQDNFLFDGTIRENIAYARPDASLEEIRAAARIAHCDEFIERFENGYDTIVGERGVKLSGGQRQRVAIARAILADPRILILDEATSSLDSESEALIRDGLQNLRRGRTTFVIAHRLSTIQSADQILVMDQGRIVERGTHEELLRKGGLYRRLYERQAGLELDRFINPGEDFTPEPEDVREGIEEVIGKMARRL
- a CDS encoding MOSC domain-containing protein, with translation MVSAAPDGQAPPAPATLAAIHIDPVKSAAGIPLDAVELDAFGPRHDRRWLVVDPAGRFMTQRRHPRLALIRPTLGPDTLTLDAPGMPRLTLPLEPPAGAVERVRIWKDEVVARPAGDEAARWLSTFLGTPCRLVYMPDTGVRQVSLRYGRPGDRVAFADAYPVMLLSAESLDALNARLAEPVPVNRFRPNLVVRGVGEPHAEDRWRRIRVGSVELDVVKPCARCVITTIDQTTARRTGKEPLRTLATYRRGPDGGVLFGMNAIHRTRGTLRVGDAVEVLAEAGVKTAADDGPS
- a CDS encoding formate dehydrogenase accessory sulfurtransferase FdhD is translated as MPQQSDGVCLPSALRPDHPLRGLGYSEPVRRRTFLRLDGPHAEAGEASVAEEVPVALIYNMRPYAVMMATPADLEDFAVGFSITEAIVRAAAEIERVAVLRHAQGIEAQLTIPEAAARRLEERGRSLIGRAGCGLCGVETIQEAMREPDPLPPGPPISANALWRAERELVPRQVWNAETGSLHAAGWFDLDGTAVIVREDVGRHNALDKVIGALAREGRDPASGFVVVTSRASYELVQKAATAGVRLLAAVSRPTGLAIRLAEACGLTLVALLRGNTANVYTHPERLELR
- a CDS encoding Fe-S-binding domain-containing protein, with product MSATATAATIELTIDGEPVSVPEGSTILDACRRLGKEIPTLCWFETLHPVNVCRICVVELEGSRTLVPACSRRVAPGMKIHTDSPRVRHSRKMVLEFLASSVDLSTTPEVGRWLEEYGCDPGRYGPPAPPAAAGERDRRVPGHHEPPDPDHAANVHQPVKIDNDLYVRDYSKCILCYRCVEACGTDHQNTFAIAVAGRGFDARISTEMAVPLPDSACVYCGNCIAVCPTGALMFRTEYELRIAGEWDESRQQVTRTICPYCGVGCTLDLHVQDGRIVRVTSPFDHPITRGNLCIKGRFGWSFVENRPEPSDAAAV